The Kordia sp. SMS9 DNA window TTCTTGATGAAATTGAAATTGAGTTTGAACTTGTGAAAAAGCAAGCGTCACTTCGAGTAAATTTGTAAAGTAAATTTGTATCGAGAACAGCTTTGAAGCACAAAACATCTGAGTAAAGAAAACAAATACACAAAAAAAACGAATCAACAAAAGAACACAGCAAAGCGACAAAACCCAACACCTAATACCTAAAAATATGAAAAAGTTACTCGTATTAGCAATCATAGTAATAGCCCAATTCACAGTGGCACAAACACAACACGCTTGGGTGTACTTTACGGATAAACCTAATGTAGCAACAGCGTTGGCAAATCCGATCACAATTCTTACACAAAAAGCAATTGATCGCAAAAACAATCATGGAGTTGCTATTGACAATCGTGATGTGCCTGTGAATGAAACATACATTTCACAAGTAAAAACTCAAACAGGAATTACGGTCAAAGCAAAATCTAAATGGTTCAATTGTGTACATGTTTTAGGAACACAAACAGATATTGATAACTTACTAAATCTTTCTTTTGTAACTGCCATCGTATACGCAGATCGTTCGTTAAATATGTCAGGAAGGTCTACTACAGAAGCCTACAATTCAAGAGCAGGAGAGAAGTTTGAAACGCTTGTCATGTTTAATTATGGCAATAGCGCAAATCAAGCGACAATGATAAAAGTTGACAAACTACATGAAATGGACTATACTGGCGAAGGTATTACGGTTGCCGTGATGGATAGTGGTTTCCCGAATGTACATACCATGTCTGCGTTTCAACGATTGCGTGACAATGGCGATTTGCTAGATGGCTACGATTTTGTAGATCGGAATCCAGATATTTACGCCTACACAGGAAACAGTCATGGAACCAATGTTTTATCGGATATGGCAGGATATTTAGATGGTCAATTTGTAGGAACAGCACCAGATGCAAGTTACTATCTGTTCAGAACGGAAGATGCGGCAAACGAAACACCTTTGGAAGAATCGTATTGGGTTGAAGCCGTGGAACGTGCCGATAGTTTAGGTGTTGACGTTGTGAATACTTCCTTAGGATATAGCGACTTTGACGATAGCCGTTACAATTATACCACTGCAGACATGGACGGAAATACAGCATTTATTACCAGAGGTGGAAATATTGCTGTAGAAAAAGGCATGTTGATGGTAAACTCCGCTGGAAACTCTGGAAATACTTCTTGGGGTATTGTAACTGCGCCAGCAGATGGTGACGTATTTACCATCGGAGCAGTGGATGGAAGTGGAAACTATGCTTCATTTAGTTCCAGAGGAAGAACACCAAATATTCCTGTAAAACCTGATGTAGTAGCGCATGGTGTAGGAACGTATGTGATTGCTTCTAGCGGCGGAATTACCACTTCGAACGGAACTTCATTTTCCTCTCCAATCATTGCAGGTGCGATGGCGTGTATGGTTCAAGCATTTCCAAACAAAACCAACTTAGAATTGATGCAGTTAGTGCGCGAAAGTGCTTCTATATATAGCAATCCTAACAATCAATTAGGCTACGGTATTCCGGATTTTGAAGCGGCATTCATCACCTTGTCCGAAAACGAGATTGAAAATCCTGCAACAATTCAAATCTTTCCAAATCCCGCGAAAGCGATCGTACACATCAATTTGCCAGAAACAACACAAAATACCACGATTACATTGGGAAATTTGCTCGGAAAAACCATCAAAGTGTATACTACTACGACAAGTTCTCAACGCGTTGATGTAAGTGAACTTGCAGCAGGAATGTATTTGTTGCGTATTGAAGCAAACGGAGAAACGATCACGAAAAAAATTATAAAACAATAACGAATGGCTTTGTTCCAACACAATAAAATCACACAATTATACAACATTCAATATCCTATCATTCAAGGCGGCATGATTTGGGCAAGCGGCTGGCGATTGGCTTCTGCGGTTAGTAATGCTGGCGGATTAGGCTTACTAGGTGCAGGTTCTATGTATCCAGATGTATTGCGTGAGCATATTCAAAAGTGTAAAAAAGCAACGAACAAACCGTTTGGTGTAAACGTTCCGATGTTGTATCCGAATATTGAAGAAATTATGGATATTATTGTGGAAGAAGGTGTGAAAATAGTGTTTACCTCGGCGGGAAATCCGAAGACATGGACGCCATTTTTAAAAGAAAACGGAATTACCGTGACGCATGTAGTAAGCAGTTCAAAATTTGCATTAAAATCACAAGATGCTGGCGTAGATGCAGTCGTAGCAGAAGGTTTTGAAGCTGGCGGACACAACGGACGTGAGGAAACAACAACCTTAACCTTGATTCCGACCGTAAAAGAAAAGTTTACCATTCCATTGATTGCTGCTGGCGGAATCGGCTGTGGAAAAGCCATGTTAGCCGCAATGGTTTTAGGAGCAGATGGCGTGCAAGTGGGAAGTAGATTTGTGGCTACGCACGAAGCATCTTCACATATAGAATTCAAGAAAAAAGTAGTCGAAGCCAAAGAAGGAAGTACCAAATTGATGCTGAAAGAACTAGCGCCAGTTCGGTTGTTGAAAAATAAATTCTACGAAGATATTGAAGAATTATATGCGACAGGTCCGACCGTAGAGGAACTCAAAACCTTATTAGGCAGAGCGCGTGCCAAACGCGGTATGTTTGAAGGCGATTTGGTAGAAGGCGAATTGGAAATTGGGCAAGTTTCTGCGTTGATTCACGAGATAAAACCTGCAGCGACGGTGGTTGCGGAAATGATTTCGGAATTTCAAGAACGTGTAGCGTTTGTGGAATCGCTTCGTTCAATGTAAGGGCGGATATTTTAAAATAAAGTCACTATTTGGCAACTATATCTTGATTGTAAGCGGGATTAATTTTAGAACTCTATAACGAGAGTCAAAAGAAAGGTACTCTTGAAAGTGCTAAGAATGCCTTGTTTTTCTTTTTGAAATTATAGGGTTGTGCAACGGTTACTATTGTTATCTGTGGTTTTTTTATGCAAAAATATCACTCCAAGGAAAATCAATAATTGAACTCATAATCATAATAAACCAAAGGAAATAAAATCCAGGAACGAAAAGACCAAATACTTTACGGGCTTTAGGCTTATCAGGTCTTAAAAGAGTGTCTATATCTTCTTGCGTTAATGTTTCCGCTTCTAATTCAGGTGGTTTAAATGAGTGCTCTTTTGCTGTTCTAAATGTTATAAAATGTCGATTGGTCAAATTCGAGTGTTCATATTTCAACAGTCGTTTTTGCCACCAATCAACTGATTTTGCTCGCTCAATAATTGCTCCACTTAGAAAATTCAGTGTTAACAAACCTACTACTGCAATAACAGCAAATGGAATAGCAAAAGGGACTTTGTCATTTATTGTTTCGGCTGAAGCTTGTGAGTTAAACAGAACTATTCCAACTGCAATGAAAATAGATTGAGTTACAACCATATAATTCCGATAAGCTTGAAGAAGTGAATCTTGCCAAGTTATTCCAGCCATCAAAAATGAGGCTTGGTCATTTTCTGATTCATTCGTTTTTACATTTGTTGATTTTGTTGGCATAATTTATATTGTAATTTTATAAATCTCATTTTTCTTTAAATCACAGATAACGTATGTATAACAGGAATTCCTATTATCACACTAAATTTGGTAAATAACAGGAACTTTTTTATAATAAACGTCCTCTTATTTTTTATAAATGTAAAACAAAACCCACACATACACAATGTGGTTTTCCGTAATGCCTAGATAAGTTCAGCACAAGTGCTTTCGATTTTAGATCGCTTCAATACGTCTTTGCGAGAATTTCAAGGAAATTTGCGGCAATCTGTTTCTTTCGTGTTGGTATGTTTTTTCGCGTATTATGAACTTGCCATCAAAAATCGTAATTCGTCCATCAAAAACCGGCAATTAATTCCCGTATTTCTCAATCAACTTTCCAGTTTCATTACCTTCTGTAGTACCATCAGCTTTGTATAGTATATAATCGAAAATGTCCGCTTGTTGTACGGTAACTTTCGCGCCAGATTTTAAGTTTTTAATGTAATAAGGTTCGTTTTGCAAAATCCCATCAATTGTGCTGCCACGCCAACGTGTAACTTCAACCCACATCCATTCATTGCCGCCTTCATCCGTAATAAAAGGAGCTTTTAGCAATAACGTTTCTTGATCTAATCCTTCATTGAATAATGCCCGTAATTCTGGTAATTTCTCTTTCGCACGTTCACTTGCAGCCGTAATTTCGTCATTGTGACTTATATTGGTAATTTCGTCCTCAACTCCAAAAAGTTGTTTGTACACTTCACTTTCGTATGCTTGCGGATTTTTAAAGGCTTTGTTGTTAAAATCTACTCGATATAGTTCATTTAGCGGATCACCTTCTTCCATCGGAACTGACGTATTGAAACTGATCGTTACCTTCTTTTTTGCATCGTCATTCACTGTAGACACAATGATATTTTTAAATTCTGTGTTTTGTATCGCGTCCAAATCTACAAGCAGTTTTTTGTCTTTGATTTGTGTTCTTTCTAATAGTAACTGCGCAATGATGGTAAGGAACTCACTTGCGCTACTCACATTGGAGCAAGGAGAATCTTCAATCACCAAATCAGGCAAGCCAAAACGTTGCATTCCAAAGGTGATAGAACGACAAAATTCATATTGTCGGTAAGAATGTAGTGTGAGTTGACGTATGGCATTTGGAATTCCATTTTCCCAAGCATCCACGCGATTTTCTTTCCATGTTTTTGGTGTAAAATACTCCCTTACTTCGCCATCGTAGATGAAAAAATCTGTATTTTTTGTTTTGTTGTATACCCAATCAAATAATTTTTTAGAGTGACCAAAAACATCTTTGGTTTCATAATACAATACGACAATAAATGCATTTTTAGAAGCTGTTAAGTTATCTTTTTGCGTTTCAGTGAAGCCTTCTGCAAAGTAGGATAAATATTCCATATCGTGCGCAGGATAGTCTTCTTCAACATTTGTGATAGCTTCTACATACGCCATAGTTTTGTCAATTATTTCTGGTGCATCATCGACAAAACTGATACCTGGAAAAACAGTTTTTAGTTCTTTTTTGATGGTATTTTCAGTCCAAGCAGTATGTGTTGTGTAAAATCCAATCTCAGAAACTGAACCAGTTGTTTCCGTGTCATTTTGTGAAATACTTAGGAGTGAATTCAGTAAGAAAATAAAAAAGAAAAAACGTTTCATGAATAATACTATTGAAAAGGTTACACGGTTAAAGATACTTTTTTACGGCTTAAAATGAAATCTTCCTTAAAAAACTGTTGTCAACTCAACGAATACAGAAAGTTTGTATGGCAAAAGTTTTACTTCTCTCCAAACCGTTTCTCCAATGCTTCCAACATTATTTTTGCATTGACTTTGTACGAGCTTATGAGTGCGTAGTGATTTCCGAAAGCCAATACATTATAGGCAGCAACACGCTTTC harbors:
- a CDS encoding S8 family serine peptidase, whose translation is MKKLLVLAIIVIAQFTVAQTQHAWVYFTDKPNVATALANPITILTQKAIDRKNNHGVAIDNRDVPVNETYISQVKTQTGITVKAKSKWFNCVHVLGTQTDIDNLLNLSFVTAIVYADRSLNMSGRSTTEAYNSRAGEKFETLVMFNYGNSANQATMIKVDKLHEMDYTGEGITVAVMDSGFPNVHTMSAFQRLRDNGDLLDGYDFVDRNPDIYAYTGNSHGTNVLSDMAGYLDGQFVGTAPDASYYLFRTEDAANETPLEESYWVEAVERADSLGVDVVNTSLGYSDFDDSRYNYTTADMDGNTAFITRGGNIAVEKGMLMVNSAGNSGNTSWGIVTAPADGDVFTIGAVDGSGNYASFSSRGRTPNIPVKPDVVAHGVGTYVIASSGGITTSNGTSFSSPIIAGAMACMVQAFPNKTNLELMQLVRESASIYSNPNNQLGYGIPDFEAAFITLSENEIENPATIQIFPNPAKAIVHINLPETTQNTTITLGNLLGKTIKVYTTTTSSQRVDVSELAAGMYLLRIEANGETITKKIIKQ
- a CDS encoding nitronate monooxygenase family protein; this encodes MALFQHNKITQLYNIQYPIIQGGMIWASGWRLASAVSNAGGLGLLGAGSMYPDVLREHIQKCKKATNKPFGVNVPMLYPNIEEIMDIIVEEGVKIVFTSAGNPKTWTPFLKENGITVTHVVSSSKFALKSQDAGVDAVVAEGFEAGGHNGREETTTLTLIPTVKEKFTIPLIAAGGIGCGKAMLAAMVLGADGVQVGSRFVATHEASSHIEFKKKVVEAKEGSTKLMLKELAPVRLLKNKFYEDIEELYATGPTVEELKTLLGRARAKRGMFEGDLVEGELEIGQVSALIHEIKPAATVVAEMISEFQERVAFVESLRSM
- a CDS encoding DUF2314 domain-containing protein, translating into MKRFFFFIFLLNSLLSISQNDTETTGSVSEIGFYTTHTAWTENTIKKELKTVFPGISFVDDAPEIIDKTMAYVEAITNVEEDYPAHDMEYLSYFAEGFTETQKDNLTASKNAFIVVLYYETKDVFGHSKKLFDWVYNKTKNTDFFIYDGEVREYFTPKTWKENRVDAWENGIPNAIRQLTLHSYRQYEFCRSITFGMQRFGLPDLVIEDSPCSNVSSASEFLTIIAQLLLERTQIKDKKLLVDLDAIQNTEFKNIIVSTVNDDAKKKVTISFNTSVPMEEGDPLNELYRVDFNNKAFKNPQAYESEVYKQLFGVEDEITNISHNDEITAASERAKEKLPELRALFNEGLDQETLLLKAPFITDEGGNEWMWVEVTRWRGSTIDGILQNEPYYIKNLKSGAKVTVQQADIFDYILYKADGTTEGNETGKLIEKYGN